One window from the genome of Methylomarinovum caldicuralii encodes:
- the ltrA gene encoding group II intron reverse transcriptase/maturase, protein MGLSEGQMAGTSSQENISTRQRKLAELARIEPKLELTTIAHHIDVVWLEEAWRRTRKDGAAGVDGVTASQYAADLEENLTRLLERFKTGRYRAPAVRRVHLPKPGTGKTRPIGIPTLEDKVLQRAVLMALEPIFEQDFLDCAYGFRPGRSAHQALERLWGGLMAMGGGWVIDLDIQNFFDDVDRDRLRNFLGQRVRDGVICRVIGKWLNAGVMEGGQLHYPEQGTPQGGVISPLLANLYLHHVLDLWFEQTVKPRLQGSAFEVRFADDAVLVFEREEDARRVLAVLGKRLAKYGLRLHPDKTRLLDFRKPGRKGQSFQYLGFTHYWGRSGKGRWVVKRKTAQARLSRSLQAINHWCRMHRHWPVADQQAALSRKLKGHYAYYGIVGNSQSLARFLYEVRRRWYKWLSRRNRERMNRDHFGRLYKRYPLPPPRVVHGIARCVATP, encoded by the coding sequence ATGGGGCTTTCGGAGGGACAGATGGCCGGGACATCGAGCCAGGAGAACATCTCAACACGACAACGGAAGCTAGCGGAACTGGCCCGGATCGAACCGAAGCTGGAACTGACCACGATTGCCCACCACATCGACGTGGTGTGGCTGGAAGAAGCCTGGCGGCGCACCCGCAAGGACGGGGCCGCCGGGGTGGACGGCGTGACTGCATCCCAATACGCAGCCGACTTAGAGGAGAACCTGACGCGCCTGCTGGAACGGTTCAAGACCGGCCGGTATCGGGCGCCTGCGGTACGGCGCGTCCACCTGCCCAAGCCGGGAACGGGAAAGACCCGCCCGATCGGCATTCCCACGCTGGAAGACAAGGTGCTGCAACGGGCGGTGCTGATGGCGCTGGAACCCATCTTCGAGCAGGACTTTCTCGACTGCGCCTACGGGTTCCGGCCCGGACGCAGTGCCCACCAGGCCCTGGAGAGGCTATGGGGCGGGCTGATGGCCATGGGCGGTGGCTGGGTCATCGACCTGGACATCCAAAACTTCTTCGACGATGTGGACCGGGACCGGCTGCGGAACTTTCTGGGGCAGAGGGTGCGCGACGGCGTGATCTGCCGCGTGATCGGTAAATGGCTGAATGCCGGTGTCATGGAAGGCGGACAGCTTCACTACCCCGAACAAGGGACACCGCAAGGTGGGGTGATCTCCCCACTGCTGGCCAACCTCTACCTGCATCACGTGCTCGACCTGTGGTTCGAGCAGACGGTCAAACCGCGACTGCAAGGCAGCGCCTTCGAAGTCCGGTTCGCCGACGATGCGGTCCTGGTGTTCGAACGGGAAGAAGACGCCCGGCGGGTATTGGCCGTTCTGGGCAAGCGCCTGGCCAAATACGGCCTGCGCCTGCACCCGGACAAAACCCGCCTGCTCGACTTCAGAAAACCCGGACGGAAAGGCCAGAGCTTCCAATACCTGGGATTCACCCACTACTGGGGACGCTCAGGGAAAGGGCGTTGGGTCGTCAAACGCAAGACCGCCCAAGCCCGGCTCAGCCGCTCCCTGCAGGCGATCAACCACTGGTGCCGGATGCACCGCCACTGGCCGGTTGCAGACCAACAAGCGGCCCTGAGCCGCAAACTCAAGGGGCATTATGCCTACTATGGGATCGTCGGCAACAGCCAATCGCTGGCCCGCTTCCTGTACGAGGTCAGACGGCGCTGGTACAAATGGTTGTCCCGCCGCAACCGGGAACGGATGAACCGGGACCATTTTGGGCGGCTGTACAAACGATACCCACTCCCCCCACCGCGCGTGGTTCACGGAATTGCCCGTTGCGTAGCGACGCCATAG
- a CDS encoding helicase-related protein, with translation MTGACAERTLRQKPPGLEERKQVQDAFAKGARILISTDAGGEGLNLQFCHVVINYDIPWNPMRLEQRIGRVDRIGQTHTVRAINFVFEDSVEHRVREVLEEKLAVIFEEFGIDKTGDVLDSAQAGQIFDDLYVEAILNPDVVETKVDEVLKSIQEQARESRQSASVLGETSDLDPREAQRLLAHPLPHWVERMTVSYLQAHGGKAERKNGAWDLTWPNGERLTNVVFSSKEAEEKPLSRHVTLEDPKVRGLAMRLPPFAPGQPVPVITLPGLAPEIMGFWSLWRISISTADLPGWQTGWNRRRIMPLFLADDGRVFAPTARHIWDQLLVTKPTILRHLDVETSHQAFERLQEAAEQQGKTIYDEQVVAHRERLAREREKGEYAFAARRRAIERIGLPQVRNHRLRLLEQEEERFHEQLERWAQILPEMAPLLLVRVEGGAHG, from the coding sequence GTGACCGGTGCTTGCGCGGAGCGGACGCTAAGACAAAAGCCCCCTGGACTCGAAGAGCGCAAGCAGGTCCAGGACGCATTCGCCAAGGGTGCCCGCATCCTCATCTCGACGGACGCCGGTGGTGAGGGTCTCAACCTCCAGTTCTGCCATGTGGTCATCAACTACGACATCCCCTGGAACCCGATGCGCCTGGAACAACGCATCGGCCGGGTGGACCGCATCGGCCAGACCCACACGGTGCGCGCCATCAACTTCGTGTTTGAGGACTCGGTCGAACACCGTGTCCGCGAGGTCCTGGAGGAGAAACTGGCGGTCATTTTCGAAGAGTTCGGCATCGACAAGACCGGTGACGTGCTCGACTCTGCCCAGGCGGGCCAGATCTTCGATGATCTGTATGTGGAAGCCATCCTCAATCCCGATGTGGTGGAAACGAAGGTCGACGAGGTACTGAAAAGCATCCAGGAGCAGGCCCGGGAGTCCCGGCAGAGCGCTTCCGTGCTCGGCGAGACCTCGGACCTGGACCCTCGCGAGGCCCAGCGGCTGCTGGCCCACCCGCTCCCGCATTGGGTGGAGCGCATGACGGTAAGCTACCTGCAGGCTCACGGCGGCAAGGCTGAGAGAAAGAACGGCGCCTGGGATCTCACTTGGCCCAACGGCGAGCGACTGACCAATGTCGTTTTCAGCAGCAAGGAGGCTGAAGAGAAGCCTCTGAGCCGCCACGTGACGCTGGAAGATCCCAAGGTGCGTGGGCTGGCCATGCGCCTTCCTCCCTTTGCCCCGGGACAACCGGTCCCGGTCATCACGCTTCCTGGCCTTGCCCCAGAGATCATGGGTTTCTGGTCGCTCTGGCGAATCTCGATCTCGACCGCCGACCTGCCTGGCTGGCAGACAGGCTGGAATCGTCGCCGGATCATGCCTTTGTTCCTGGCCGACGACGGTCGGGTGTTTGCGCCGACTGCTCGGCACATCTGGGATCAACTGCTGGTCACGAAGCCCACGATCCTCCGGCATTTGGACGTCGAGACCTCGCATCAAGCCTTCGAGCGACTGCAGGAGGCGGCGGAACAACAGGGGAAGACGATCTACGACGAGCAGGTAGTCGCTCACCGGGAGCGCCTTGCTCGGGAGCGCGAAAAGGGCGAGTACGCCTTCGCTGCGCGACGCAGAGCCATCGAGCGCATCGGACTGCCCCAGGTCCGTAACCATCGCCTTAGACTCTTGGAGCAGGAGGAAGAACGCTTCCACGAACAACTCGAGCGCTGGGCACAGATCTTGCCGGAAATGGCGCCCCTGCTTCTCGTCCGCGTGGAGGGAGGCGCCCATGGGTAG
- the pglZ gene encoding BREX-3 system phosphatase PglZ — protein MGSWCDQILSEFTPQVARLTLVADPDGLLLEEGVLEGIRERGFELIPFEDHVAFRYAYESKFRSRWDRGEKTDLVVVLRSASHNLNALPFDLLQAGRKLSFNLGDLFPNLSYPVVAALDRADLDALYDAQLKHAPGQLGDNATKDFVLRHVFEIAPELIKQPSDLLRVLLRRHYRGQRIPAILDEHFIKILRHKSAGQPIWTPAGRPEGVRARDGEHQNGLFEDWPLEAIIPDAQAFFAFLQERWPVFLDSLAKPKDDAVPEDAADYDFDQSAGQQIGTAEGRPEGVRARDGEYQFPGPALLPFDHHDVRIYIDNLFLEGLLQPVPHEQSQALAKTWVAYGIKVSPVENRRRRMEGLLDSIEKTIPTVQARHGEWLHFAYRWAELVALELEPDTTLPEEYRERLEALRSRIDSALTDWVIKRYASLINLPPAPPVMLHHIPRYLARSLGDDRRTKIAYLVVDGLALDQWIALREVLGEQDATLRFREDAVFAWIPTITSVSRQAAFAGKPPIYFPASIHTTDKEPSLWTQFWVDQGLTQHEVAYAKGLGEYPFIAPGQAWRRRKLCRRKDIAETFRAT, from the coding sequence ATGGGTAGTTGGTGTGACCAAATCCTGAGTGAGTTCACACCCCAGGTCGCCCGGCTTACCCTGGTCGCGGATCCGGATGGCCTGCTCCTTGAAGAAGGTGTCCTCGAAGGGATCCGAGAACGGGGCTTTGAGCTGATCCCGTTCGAGGATCATGTCGCCTTTCGCTATGCCTACGAATCCAAGTTCCGCTCCCGCTGGGACCGTGGCGAGAAAACCGATCTGGTGGTGGTGCTGAGATCGGCCTCACACAATCTCAATGCCTTGCCCTTTGATCTGCTGCAGGCAGGCCGTAAGCTCTCGTTCAACCTGGGCGATCTCTTCCCAAATCTCAGTTATCCCGTGGTCGCGGCGCTCGACCGGGCTGATCTCGACGCCTTGTACGATGCGCAATTGAAACACGCGCCGGGGCAGCTCGGCGACAATGCTACGAAGGATTTCGTCCTTCGTCATGTGTTCGAGATCGCGCCGGAACTCATCAAGCAGCCATCGGACCTGCTCCGGGTCTTGCTGCGCCGCCATTACCGCGGACAACGAATTCCGGCCATCCTCGATGAGCATTTCATCAAGATTCTTCGTCACAAATCGGCAGGACAGCCGATTTGGACGCCCGCAGGCCGCCCCGAAGGGGTGCGAGCCAGGGATGGCGAGCATCAAAACGGCCTGTTTGAGGATTGGCCTCTGGAAGCCATCATTCCGGACGCGCAAGCCTTCTTTGCGTTCCTGCAGGAGCGCTGGCCGGTGTTCCTGGATTCGCTCGCCAAGCCGAAGGACGATGCCGTTCCCGAGGACGCGGCGGACTACGACTTCGACCAATCTGCAGGACAGCAGATTGGGACGGCCGAAGGCCGCCCCGAAGGGGTACGAGCCAGGGATGGCGAGTATCAATTCCCAGGACCGGCGCTTTTGCCTTTCGATCACCACGATGTCCGCATTTACATCGACAACCTTTTCCTCGAGGGCCTGCTCCAGCCGGTTCCTCACGAGCAATCGCAAGCGCTCGCCAAGACCTGGGTGGCTTACGGCATCAAAGTCTCCCCCGTGGAGAACCGTCGCCGCCGCATGGAGGGGCTGCTGGATTCCATCGAGAAGACGATCCCCACGGTGCAGGCACGTCATGGGGAGTGGCTTCATTTCGCCTACCGTTGGGCGGAACTCGTCGCCTTGGAGCTGGAGCCGGACACCACCCTGCCGGAAGAATACCGGGAGCGCCTGGAAGCCTTGAGATCCCGGATCGATTCCGCGCTCACCGATTGGGTGATAAAGCGCTACGCGAGCCTGATCAACCTTCCGCCCGCGCCGCCGGTGATGCTGCATCACATCCCGCGGTACCTCGCCCGAAGCCTCGGAGACGACCGGCGCACGAAGATCGCATATCTCGTGGTGGACGGCCTCGCCCTGGACCAATGGATCGCCTTGCGCGAGGTACTCGGAGAGCAGGATGCGACGCTGCGGTTCCGTGAGGACGCCGTTTTCGCCTGGATTCCCACCATCACCTCGGTTTCCCGGCAGGCCGCCTTTGCCGGCAAGCCGCCCATCTACTTCCCGGCGAGTATCCATACCACAGACAAGGAGCCGAGCCTTTGGACGCAGTTCTGGGTCGATCAGGGGCTGACGCAGCACGAGGTGGCTTATGCCAAGGGGCTGGGCGAGTACCCGTTCATTGCGCCAGGCCAAGCCTGGAGAAGGAGGAAGTTATGTAGAAGGAAAGACATCGCTGAAACCTTCAGAGCGACCTGA
- the tnpC gene encoding IS66 family transposase, protein MERLDLDLSRPPPLPETVEECHRVIEALWRALGEFQQIQARVEELEEQLALGSDNSSQPPSQDSPKKRAERKGKRPTGRKKGAQVGHPGHERALVPAEAVDEVRHYFPHGRCECGGSVAVRGFRPHQVFDLPEIRYRVVEHRVYEGRCGCCGQKHQGRLPDEVPRGQMGPGLVAWIGLMTGRYHLSLREVEALLEEQWGLRFSLGAISQSQIPLQAWLGPVYNQIGEAVRKALIAHADETRHYRGRSIYWLWALTTDQMAYFLTHYSRGKGAAGELLGDFQGILVTDRHGAYNDHPQDSHQYCWAHLIRNLERIAGRKGQAGEDGERLLRAARLTVHYGKLWQQSHYPSDRYRRRLERLKALFRRELEQAAQRHGDNKTGRSCRKLLDDFPRFWTFLDHPGVPMTNNTAERALRPYVIWRKTSFFSQSHRGDCFRPMILSLVETCKRLKIGVYQTLRTICAQGMAEGEVTFRLPLPEPQPLPVASP, encoded by the coding sequence ATGGAAAGACTTGATCTGGACCTGAGCCGCCCACCTCCCTTGCCCGAGACGGTGGAGGAATGCCACCGGGTGATCGAAGCGCTTTGGCGGGCGCTGGGAGAATTTCAGCAGATCCAGGCGCGGGTGGAAGAACTGGAGGAACAGTTGGCCTTGGGGTCCGACAATTCCTCCCAACCACCTTCCCAGGACAGCCCGAAGAAGCGCGCCGAGCGCAAGGGCAAGCGACCGACGGGACGCAAGAAAGGGGCGCAGGTGGGACATCCCGGGCACGAGCGGGCTCTGGTTCCGGCAGAAGCAGTGGACGAGGTCCGGCATTACTTTCCCCATGGCCGCTGCGAGTGCGGTGGGTCGGTGGCGGTGCGGGGATTCCGTCCCCATCAGGTGTTCGACCTGCCCGAGATTCGTTACCGGGTGGTCGAACACCGGGTGTATGAAGGCCGCTGTGGGTGTTGTGGTCAGAAGCACCAGGGGCGGCTACCGGATGAGGTGCCCCGCGGCCAGATGGGACCTGGGCTGGTGGCGTGGATTGGCTTGATGACGGGGCGCTATCACCTGTCGCTGCGGGAAGTCGAAGCGCTGCTGGAAGAACAATGGGGTCTGAGATTCAGCCTGGGGGCGATCAGCCAGAGCCAGATCCCGCTGCAGGCGTGGCTGGGTCCGGTCTACAACCAGATTGGCGAAGCGGTCAGAAAAGCGCTGATCGCCCATGCCGACGAGACCCGCCACTACCGGGGCCGCAGCATCTATTGGCTGTGGGCGCTGACGACCGATCAGATGGCGTATTTCCTGACCCATTATTCCCGCGGCAAGGGTGCGGCCGGTGAGCTGTTGGGGGATTTCCAGGGAATCCTGGTGACCGACCGCCACGGGGCCTACAACGACCATCCCCAGGACTCACACCAATACTGCTGGGCGCATCTCATCCGCAACCTGGAACGGATCGCCGGGCGCAAGGGACAGGCCGGCGAAGATGGCGAACGCCTGCTCCGGGCCGCCCGCCTGACGGTTCACTACGGCAAGCTCTGGCAACAGAGCCATTACCCATCCGACCGCTACCGAAGGCGATTGGAACGCCTCAAAGCCCTCTTCCGGCGCGAACTGGAACAGGCCGCCCAAAGACATGGCGACAACAAAACCGGTCGCAGCTGCCGCAAGTTGTTGGACGATTTTCCCAGGTTCTGGACCTTCCTGGACCATCCCGGGGTACCGATGACCAACAACACGGCAGAGCGTGCCCTACGCCCCTATGTCATCTGGCGCAAGACCAGTTTCTTCAGCCAGTCGCATCGCGGTGACTGCTTCCGACCCATGATCCTGTCGCTGGTCGAAACCTGCAAGCGCCTCAAGATCGGCGTCTATCAGACCCTGCGGACCATCTGCGCCCAGGGCATGGCAGAGGGCGAGGTCACCTTCCGCCTGCCCCTGCCGGAACCTCAACCACTTCCAGTGGCAAGCCCGTGA
- a CDS encoding type I restriction-modification system subunit M: MTKQDQIQLGKTLWAIADELRGSMNADDFRDYMLSFLFLRYLSDNYEEAAKAELGADWPELPADDRRSPLAVWYEQNPEDIEEFEKVMRRKVHYVIKPEFLWSSIAELARTQNDELLHTLQRGFKFIENESFSSSFHGLFSEINLDSEKLGKNYKQRNDRLCTIIQKIAEGLAEFPSERDLLGDAYEYLIGQFAAGSGKKAGEFYTPQQISSILSGIVTLDSQEPATGKRDKLNRLYDFACGSGSLLLNVRRHMGKHGVGKLYGQEKNITTYNLARMNMLLHGVRDTEFEIHHGDTLENDWDILREPNPAKKIEFDAVVANPPFSYKWNPSEEMAKDFRFKDYGLAPKSAADFAFLLHGFHFLAKDGTMAIILPHGVLFRGGAEKKIRTKLLKDGNIDTVIGLPAKLFYSTGIPVCILVLKKCKRTDDVLFINAAELYVPGKRQNTLLPEHINKIIDTYQYRREVSEELDNGSIFASRCVSMEEIEENDFNLNITRYVSTVKPEPEVDLQQVHAELVDLTSKEKEAQARHNAFLRELGLPELP; the protein is encoded by the coding sequence ATGACAAAACAAGACCAAATACAACTGGGCAAGACGCTCTGGGCCATCGCCGATGAGCTGCGCGGCTCCATGAACGCGGACGATTTCCGCGACTATATGCTTTCGTTCCTGTTCCTGCGTTATCTCTCGGACAACTACGAGGAGGCCGCCAAGGCTGAGCTGGGCGCCGACTGGCCCGAACTGCCAGCGGATGACCGCCGTTCGCCGTTGGCGGTATGGTACGAACAGAACCCCGAAGACATCGAGGAATTCGAAAAAGTCATGCGCCGCAAGGTGCACTATGTCATCAAACCCGAATTCCTCTGGAGCTCCATCGCGGAGCTTGCACGCACGCAGAACGATGAGCTGCTGCATACCCTGCAGCGCGGATTCAAGTTCATCGAGAACGAATCCTTCTCCAGCAGCTTTCATGGACTGTTTTCCGAGATCAACCTCGACTCCGAAAAGCTCGGCAAGAACTACAAACAACGCAATGACCGCCTGTGCACCATCATCCAGAAGATTGCCGAGGGCCTGGCGGAATTTCCCAGCGAGCGCGACCTGCTGGGCGATGCCTATGAATACCTGATCGGACAGTTCGCCGCCGGCAGCGGCAAGAAGGCAGGCGAGTTCTACACCCCGCAGCAGATCTCCAGCATCCTCTCAGGTATCGTGACCCTCGACAGCCAGGAGCCTGCCACCGGCAAGCGGGACAAGCTGAACCGGCTCTATGACTTCGCCTGCGGCTCTGGCTCGCTGCTACTAAATGTCCGGCGGCACATGGGCAAGCACGGCGTTGGCAAGCTCTACGGACAGGAGAAGAACATCACCACCTACAACCTGGCTCGGATGAACATGCTGCTGCACGGCGTGCGCGATACCGAGTTTGAAATCCATCACGGCGACACCCTGGAAAATGACTGGGATATTCTGCGCGAGCCGAACCCGGCCAAAAAGATCGAGTTCGATGCCGTGGTGGCCAACCCGCCGTTCAGCTACAAGTGGAACCCCTCTGAGGAGATGGCCAAGGACTTCCGCTTCAAGGACTACGGGCTAGCGCCCAAGTCCGCGGCGGACTTCGCTTTTTTGTTGCACGGTTTCCATTTCCTCGCCAAGGACGGCACCATGGCGATCATCCTGCCGCACGGCGTTCTGTTCCGGGGGGGCGCCGAGAAAAAGATACGCACCAAGCTGCTCAAAGATGGCAATATCGACACCGTCATCGGCCTGCCGGCCAAGCTGTTCTATTCCACGGGCATTCCGGTCTGCATCCTGGTGCTAAAAAAGTGCAAACGCACCGATGACGTGCTCTTCATCAACGCTGCCGAACTATATGTCCCGGGCAAACGCCAGAATACCCTGTTGCCTGAGCACATCAACAAGATCATAGATACCTACCAGTACCGCAGGGAGGTCAGTGAGGAGCTGGATAACGGCTCCATATTCGCCTCCCGCTGCGTGAGCATGGAGGAGATCGAGGAAAACGACTTCAACCTCAACATCACCCGTTACGTGAGTACTGTCAAGCCTGAACCGGAAGTGGACTTGCAACAGGTGCACGCGGAACTCGTGGACTTGACCAGCAAGGAAAAAGAGGCGCAGGCCCGCCACAACGCGTTTCTGAGAGAACTCGGATTGCCGGAGTTGCCGTGA
- a CDS encoding AAA family ATPase, translated as MAQGNSVQTFANLNALAGYLRQQIEDRAKKVTLIFAHNGTGKTRLSMAFKEEGKSYDKDGQTTTRDTLYFNAFTEDLFSWDNDRERVLRMNMASAFFDGLAELEMENRIRPLLHRYCDVQFQIDYDAGTVMFWRETEKDSDGNDVPVPIKISRGEENIFIWCFFLAIAQLAVDGQEAYDWVKYLYIDDPISSLDENNAIAVAAHLAQMLKEQEQLKAVISSHHTLFFNVLCNEMKKAQRYFLNHDEEGYHLRDTKDTPRFYHVAMLKELHEAAETEKEKLYTYHFTILRSIMEKAATFHGFNHVGDIIKRDPDDEDGTLHFRYVQLLSHGGYSLFEPVEMMPENKRIFRKILRNFMNDYRFNPELFPAVEAEEATA; from the coding sequence ATGGCACAAGGAAATAGCGTTCAGACCTTTGCCAACCTTAACGCCCTCGCGGGCTATCTGCGCCAGCAGATCGAGGACAGGGCCAAGAAGGTCACGCTCATCTTCGCCCACAACGGCACCGGCAAGACGCGCCTGTCGATGGCCTTCAAGGAAGAGGGCAAGTCCTACGATAAGGATGGCCAGACCACGACGCGCGACACGCTCTATTTCAACGCCTTCACCGAAGACCTGTTCAGCTGGGACAACGACCGCGAGCGTGTCCTGCGAATGAATATGGCTTCCGCCTTCTTCGACGGCCTCGCCGAGCTGGAGATGGAAAACCGTATCCGCCCGCTGCTGCACCGCTATTGCGATGTCCAGTTCCAGATCGACTATGACGCGGGCACGGTGATGTTCTGGCGCGAGACCGAGAAGGATTCAGACGGCAATGACGTGCCCGTGCCGATCAAGATTTCGCGAGGCGAGGAAAACATCTTTATCTGGTGCTTCTTCCTGGCCATTGCCCAGCTCGCCGTCGACGGCCAGGAGGCCTATGACTGGGTAAAATACCTCTATATCGACGATCCGATTTCCTCACTCGACGAGAACAATGCCATCGCGGTAGCCGCCCATCTGGCGCAGATGCTCAAGGAGCAGGAGCAGCTGAAGGCGGTCATCTCCTCCCACCACACGCTGTTCTTCAACGTACTGTGCAACGAAATGAAAAAGGCGCAGCGTTACTTTCTGAACCATGACGAAGAGGGCTATCACCTGCGCGACACAAAAGACACACCTCGCTTCTACCACGTCGCCATGCTCAAAGAGCTACACGAGGCGGCGGAGACGGAAAAAGAAAAACTCTATACCTACCACTTCACCATCCTGCGTAGCATCATGGAAAAAGCCGCCACTTTCCATGGCTTCAACCATGTGGGGGATATCATCAAGCGCGATCCCGATGACGAGGATGGCACGCTGCACTTCCGCTATGTCCAGCTTCTGAGCCATGGGGGCTATTCGCTTTTCGAGCCGGTAGAGATGATGCCTGAGAATAAACGGATCTTCCGCAAGATACTGCGCAATTTTATGAATGATTACCGCTTCAACCCCGAGCTGTTTCCGGCGGTTGAAGCAGAGGAGGCAACTGCATGA
- a CDS encoding restriction endonuclease subunit S, translated as MKMLEKKKPAVPRLRFPEFRDAGPWEVRTIEDLSERIAQGGTPKTSVSAYWNGEIPWITPAEMGNDAEHHHTEKTARSISAEGLRNSSTELLPVNSVIISSRAPIGYVTINTVEMATNQGCKGIVPKNGVSHEFLYFSLLRANARLNVLGAGAGFKEISAATLRSFEVPTPTFTEQQKLADCLGSLDDLTRAEEARLGALKDHKRGLMQRLFPREGETTPRLRFPEFRNAGPWEVRTIEDLSERIAQGGTPKTSVSAYWNGEIPWITPAEMGNDAEHYHTEKTARSISAEGLRNSSTELLPVNSVIISSRAPIGYVTINTVEMATNQGCKGIVPKNGVSHEFLYFSLLRANARLNDLGAGAGFKEISAATLRSFEVPTPTFTEQQKIADCLTSLDDLIRAQAEKIEALKQHKKGLMQQLFPQEVG; from the coding sequence ATGAAGATGCTTGAGAAGAAAAAGCCCGCCGTGCCCCGACTGCGCTTCCCCGAATTCCGTGATGCGGGGCCGTGGGAGGTGCGAACCATCGAAGACCTTTCCGAGAGAATTGCCCAAGGCGGTACGCCAAAGACGTCTGTATCCGCCTACTGGAACGGCGAAATCCCTTGGATTACGCCGGCGGAAATGGGCAACGACGCTGAGCACCACCATACGGAAAAGACAGCGCGCTCGATTTCGGCGGAGGGCCTGCGTAACTCATCGACCGAACTCCTGCCGGTCAACTCCGTAATCATCTCAAGCCGCGCGCCTATCGGATACGTCACGATCAACACGGTCGAAATGGCCACAAATCAGGGCTGCAAAGGGATCGTTCCGAAGAACGGCGTGTCCCACGAATTCCTCTATTTCAGCCTCTTGCGGGCGAACGCTCGGCTAAACGTTTTGGGCGCCGGCGCGGGCTTTAAGGAGATTTCAGCAGCGACGTTGCGGTCATTTGAGGTTCCAACCCCAACCTTTACCGAACAACAAAAGCTCGCCGATTGCCTCGGCTCGCTCGACGATCTTACTCGCGCCGAGGAGGCGCGGCTGGGGGCGCTGAAGGACCACAAGCGCGGCCTGATGCAACGCCTCTTCCCCCGCGAAGGCGAAACCACCCCCCGCCTCCGCTTCCCCGAATTCCGCAATGCGGGGCCGTGGGAGGTGCGAACCATCGAAGACCTTTCTGAGAGAATTGCCCAAGGCGGTACGCCAAAGACGTCTGTATCCGCCTACTGGAACGGCGAAATCCCTTGGATTACGCCGGCGGAAATGGGCAACGACGCTGAGCACTACCATACGGAAAAGACAGCGCGCTCGATTTCGGCGGAGGGCCTGCGTAACTCATCGACCGAACTCCTGCCGGTCAACTCCGTAATCATCTCAAGCCGCGCGCCTATCGGATACGTCACGATCAACACGGTCGAAATGGCCACAAATCAGGGTTGCAAAGGGATCGTTCCGAAGAACGGCGTGTCCCACGAATTCCTCTATTTCAGCCTCTTGCGGGCGAACGCTCGGCTAAACGATTTGGGCGCCGGCGCGGGCTTTAAGGAGATTTCAGCAGCGACGTTGCGGTCATTTGAGGTTCCAACCCCAACCTTTACCGAACAACAAAAGATCGCCGATTGCCTCACGTCGCTCGACGATCTGATCCGGGCGCAGGCCGAGAAGATCGAAGCCCTCAAGCAGCACAAGAAGGGCTTGATGCAGCAGCTCTTTCCGCAGGAGGTCGGTTGA
- a CDS encoding PglZ domain-containing protein — protein sequence MNGNLGDGDLDEVSELLSRPRLRVVGLVIDKVDRIMHGMELGAAGMHNQVRQWARQGFMRDLLGLLQTQGFQVYLASDHGNIEARGVGRPAEGAVADLRGERVRVYSDPRLRAQIKERFPESLEWPSVGLPEDYLALIAPPRAAFVRAGETLVGHGGISVEELLVPFVQIDRRDR from the coding sequence GTGAACGGTAACCTGGGCGACGGGGACCTGGACGAGGTCTCCGAGCTCCTCTCCCGGCCCAGGCTACGCGTGGTCGGACTGGTCATCGACAAGGTCGACCGGATCATGCACGGCATGGAGCTGGGTGCAGCGGGGATGCACAACCAGGTTCGGCAATGGGCCAGGCAGGGATTCATGCGGGACCTTCTTGGCCTGCTCCAGACCCAAGGTTTCCAGGTCTACCTTGCCTCGGACCACGGCAATATCGAGGCGAGAGGTGTAGGGCGGCCTGCCGAGGGGGCGGTCGCGGACCTGCGCGGCGAGCGCGTGCGTGTCTACTCCGATCCCAGGCTCAGGGCTCAAATCAAGGAGCGATTCCCGGAGTCCTTGGAGTGGCCGTCGGTGGGCCTCCCAGAGGACTACCTCGCCCTCATCGCGCCACCCCGGGCTGCTTTCGTGCGGGCGGGTGAAACCCTCGTCGGTCATGGAGGCATTAGTGTCGAGGAACTGCTCGTCCCTTTTGTCCAGATCGATAGGAGGGACCGATGA